The following are encoded together in the Thermococcus sibiricus MM 739 genome:
- a CDS encoding heavy metal translocating P-type ATPase, with amino-acid sequence MKITLKVNGMTCAMCVKTIEIALSQLEGVKTAKANLNSETVFVDFDESKVSLNKIIQAIEDVGYEVIRERKNVVVKVGGMTCAMCAKTVEKAIDELPGVLDVSVNLATETARISYNPSSVDVEDIRRAIEGVGYDFLGVEGEETRDIEKEVRERHLKEMKRNLLIAWGVGIPLFLSMQLKRFGIHIENLIYVQFILATMAIAYAGRGIFKKAYSSLKHKTLNMEVMYALGIGSAYLTSVLATFGLVPREFNFYEASVLLMAFLLLGRFLEARAKGKTSEAIKKLIGLQAKKATVVRDGKEIEVPISEVKVGDIVIVKPGGKIPVDGVVIEGESYVDESMITGEPIPSLKKFGDKVIGGTINKNSVLKIKAEKVGRDTLLAQIIKLVEEAQNTRPPVQRLADTVVTYFIPAVLVIALLSFAYWYFIAGKPLVFGFTTLLSVLVIACPCAFGLATPTALTVGIGKGAEMGILIKNGEALEIARKATVVLFDKTGTLTKGRPEVTDVITFGMDEKELLRLVASAEKRSEHPLGEALVKKVQEMSLGLEEPEEFEAITGKGVRAVVGGGEVLAGNRKLMTEQGYSVEDVEEELQKLEDEAKTAIIVAIDGKIVGIIGIADTIKEGAKEVIEELHRMDKKVGMITGDNKRTANAIAKQLGVDYVLAEVLPQDKAGEVKKLQEKGEIVIFVGDGINDAPALAQADVGIAVGNATDIAMESGDIVLVKNDPKDVVKAIKLSQKTIGKIKQNIFWAMFYNTILIPFAAGLAFLLFEITFQPEWAAGAMSLSSVSVVANSLMLKRVKI; translated from the coding sequence ATGAAGATCACTCTTAAAGTCAATGGCATGACCTGTGCTATGTGCGTTAAAACCATAGAGATAGCCCTGTCCCAACTGGAGGGAGTAAAGACGGCAAAGGCAAACCTAAACAGCGAGACCGTCTTCGTTGACTTTGACGAGTCAAAGGTCAGTCTGAATAAGATAATTCAGGCCATAGAAGATGTTGGCTACGAGGTGATAAGGGAGCGTAAGAATGTAGTGGTCAAAGTCGGCGGGATGACGTGCGCCATGTGCGCCAAAACTGTTGAAAAAGCAATTGACGAACTGCCCGGCGTTCTCGATGTGAGCGTCAACCTCGCGACAGAAACAGCGAGGATATCCTACAATCCTTCGTCTGTCGATGTTGAAGACATTAGAAGAGCCATTGAGGGTGTTGGATATGATTTTTTGGGCGTAGAGGGTGAGGAAACGCGTGATATAGAGAAGGAGGTGCGGGAGAGGCATCTCAAAGAGATGAAGCGCAACCTTCTTATTGCCTGGGGTGTCGGAATACCACTCTTTCTCTCCATGCAGCTTAAGAGGTTCGGGATCCACATTGAGAACCTGATCTACGTCCAGTTTATCCTTGCGACCATGGCGATAGCCTACGCCGGCAGGGGCATTTTCAAGAAAGCCTACTCTTCGCTCAAGCACAAAACCCTCAATATGGAGGTCATGTACGCCCTCGGCATAGGCTCGGCCTACCTGACGAGCGTCCTGGCAACGTTCGGCCTGGTTCCCAGGGAGTTCAACTTTTACGAGGCCAGCGTTCTTCTCATGGCATTTTTGCTCCTCGGTCGTTTCCTTGAGGCGAGAGCGAAGGGAAAAACGAGCGAGGCGATAAAGAAGCTTATAGGGCTTCAGGCAAAGAAGGCCACCGTTGTAAGGGACGGAAAGGAAATTGAGGTCCCGATAAGCGAAGTTAAAGTTGGGGACATCGTCATAGTGAAGCCCGGCGGGAAGATTCCAGTGGATGGCGTTGTCATTGAGGGCGAGAGCTACGTTGACGAGTCCATGATAACCGGTGAGCCGATTCCCAGCCTCAAGAAGTTCGGAGACAAGGTCATCGGCGGGACCATAAACAAGAATTCGGTCCTAAAAATTAAAGCGGAAAAAGTCGGGAGGGATACACTCCTTGCCCAGATAATAAAGCTTGTCGAGGAGGCCCAAAACACAAGACCCCCTGTGCAGAGACTCGCGGATACCGTGGTGACATATTTCATACCTGCGGTACTAGTGATCGCTTTGCTCTCCTTTGCCTACTGGTACTTCATAGCGGGCAAGCCTCTGGTGTTCGGGTTCACGACACTGCTTAGCGTCCTCGTTATTGCCTGCCCGTGCGCCTTCGGTCTGGCGACTCCAACGGCTTTAACCGTCGGTATCGGTAAGGGGGCGGAGATGGGAATACTCATCAAAAACGGCGAAGCGCTTGAAATAGCGAGAAAGGCAACGGTTGTGCTCTTCGACAAGACAGGCACGCTCACAAAGGGTAGGCCAGAGGTTACTGATGTGATAACCTTTGGAATGGACGAGAAGGAGCTTTTGAGACTGGTTGCATCCGCTGAGAAGCGCTCCGAGCACCCCCTTGGAGAAGCACTCGTGAAAAAGGTCCAGGAGATGAGCCTTGGGCTTGAAGAGCCGGAGGAATTTGAGGCAATAACCGGTAAAGGAGTTAGAGCGGTCGTTGGAGGAGGGGAAGTACTGGCTGGCAACAGGAAGCTCATGACCGAACAAGGCTACTCAGTGGAAGATGTGGAAGAAGAGCTCCAAAAGCTCGAAGATGAGGCAAAGACGGCTATAATAGTTGCCATAGATGGCAAGATAGTTGGAATAATAGGCATCGCGGACACGATAAAAGAGGGTGCGAAGGAGGTCATAGAGGAGCTCCACAGAATGGACAAGAAGGTTGGCATGATCACCGGCGACAATAAGAGGACTGCGAATGCGATAGCAAAGCAGCTGGGGGTTGACTACGTTTTGGCCGAGGTCCTGCCTCAGGATAAGGCGGGTGAGGTTAAGAAGCTCCAGGAGAAGGGGGAGATAGTAATCTTCGTCGGAGACGGCATAAACGATGCCCCCGCCCTAGCGCAGGCAGATGTTGGTATAGCCGTTGGAAATGCTACGGACATAGCGATGGAGAGCGGTGACATAGTGCTGGTCAAAAACGATCCAAAGGACGTGGTCAAGGCGATAAAACTTAGCCAGAAGACCATTGGAAAGATAAAGCAGAATATATTCTGGGCTATGTTCTACAACACCATACTGATACCCTTCGCGGCCGGGCTCGCCTTCTTGCTCTTTGAAATAACGTTCCAGCCGGAGTGGGCGGCTGGGGCGATGAGTCTGAGTAGTGTAAGCGTAGTTGCTAACTCCCTCATGCTCAAGCGGGTCAAGATTTGA
- a CDS encoding TRASH domain-containing protein — MTKLDDLDLKLIYLLLDNARLSISELAERLGISRPTVKSRLEKLEKEGVIRGYTIKLNPELLRAHNVVALIVKTEKPEKMDELEEIIEINRFTSTKYLIKVAVNSMEDLKRVIEETSVEVIEVMPILEGREKRLKPKIKVPFKCDYCGKEIIGEPIVHKYHNKVYFFCCPTCLREFKRTRENIEKFKLKEEDKVEHAHEH; from the coding sequence ATGACCAAGCTGGATGATCTGGACCTGAAGCTCATATACCTCTTGCTGGACAACGCGAGGCTCAGCATATCGGAGCTTGCTGAAAGGCTCGGCATCAGCAGGCCAACCGTCAAATCCCGACTGGAGAAGCTCGAAAAGGAAGGCGTTATCCGGGGATACACAATAAAGCTTAACCCCGAGCTCCTGAGGGCACACAATGTTGTGGCACTGATAGTTAAGACAGAAAAACCGGAAAAAATGGACGAGCTTGAGGAAATAATTGAAATAAACCGCTTCACGAGCACTAAGTACCTCATAAAGGTCGCCGTGAATAGTATGGAAGACCTCAAACGAGTTATTGAAGAAACCAGTGTTGAGGTCATTGAGGTAATGCCGATCCTTGAGGGCAGGGAAAAGAGACTCAAGCCCAAAATAAAGGTGCCCTTCAAGTGTGATTACTGTGGAAAAGAGATAATTGGAGAGCCGATAGTCCACAAATATCACAACAAAGTCTACTTCTTCTGCTGTCCAACGTGCCTGAGAGAGTTCAAGAGGACAAGGGAGAACATAGAAAAGTTCAAGCTAAAAGAAGAAGACAAAGTAGAGCACGCTCACGAGCACTAA
- the arsB gene encoding ACR3 family arsenite efflux transporter, translating into MEKKGLGFFEKYLSIWVALCIIAGIALGKFMPSVSQALSKFTVANVNIPIAVLIWAMIYPMMVKVDFSAIKNVHKGQMLKGLIVTWVTNWLIKPFSMFLISSFFIGILFSAKLGLIDVSLAKEYIAGAILLGAAPCTAMVFVWSYLADGDPLYTLVQVATNDIIILFAFAPIVGFLMGLNKIPVPYETLLISVVLFVVIPLTAGYISRRHILRTKGPEWFEKNFLPKLSTVSIVGLLLTLILIFSFQGNIILENPLHIVLIAIPLTIQTYFIFAIAYGWAWLWKLPHKVAAPASFIGASNFFELAVAVAIALFGLESGAALATVVGVLEEVPIMLSLVWIANRTRHLFTAKFEAGSAVPTLSEE; encoded by the coding sequence ATGGAAAAGAAGGGACTAGGATTTTTTGAAAAGTACCTCTCAATCTGGGTTGCCCTCTGTATAATCGCGGGGATAGCGCTTGGAAAATTTATGCCTTCAGTGTCACAGGCTCTTTCAAAGTTCACGGTTGCTAACGTTAACATCCCGATAGCCGTCCTGATATGGGCCATGATATACCCGATGATGGTTAAAGTGGACTTTTCAGCCATAAAGAACGTCCATAAGGGGCAGATGCTCAAGGGACTTATCGTAACCTGGGTCACAAACTGGCTGATCAAACCTTTCAGCATGTTTCTGATAAGCTCTTTCTTCATAGGGATCCTGTTTTCTGCAAAGCTCGGCCTCATAGATGTTTCACTCGCCAAAGAGTACATAGCCGGTGCAATACTCCTCGGAGCAGCACCATGCACCGCAATGGTCTTCGTGTGGAGCTACCTCGCGGACGGCGACCCTCTCTACACGCTCGTCCAGGTTGCGACCAACGACATCATAATCCTCTTCGCCTTCGCCCCGATAGTCGGCTTCCTCATGGGATTAAACAAGATCCCTGTCCCCTATGAGACACTCCTCATCTCCGTGGTTCTCTTCGTGGTCATTCCCCTAACGGCCGGCTACATCTCAAGGAGACATATTCTCAGGACAAAGGGGCCCGAGTGGTTTGAAAAGAATTTCCTTCCAAAGTTGAGCACGGTTTCCATAGTGGGACTCCTCCTAACACTGATACTGATCTTCTCCTTCCAAGGCAACATAATCCTTGAGAACCCGCTTCACATAGTCCTCATCGCCATTCCACTCACGATACAGACATACTTCATCTTCGCCATCGCCTACGGCTGGGCGTGGCTCTGGAAGCTCCCGCACAAGGTGGCAGCTCCAGCCTCGTTCATAGGAGCGAGCAACTTCTTCGAGCTCGCTGTGGCAGTGGCTATAGCGCTCTTCGGCCTGGAGAGCGGGGCAGCGCTGGCGACAGTGGTCGGCGTCCTCGAAGAGGTCCCCATAATGCTCAGCCTTGTGTGGATTGCAAACAGGACGAGGCACCTCTTTACGGCGAAGTTCGAAGCCGGGAGCGCCGTGCCGACGCTTTCTGAGGAGTGA
- a CDS encoding SagB/ThcOx family dehydrogenase has translation MRIELPSPRRKGEMSVEEAINLRKSIRRYKAEPLTLEQVSQILWAAYGINAHGKRTSPSAGACYPFEVYVAVSNVEGLEPGFYHYDGKNHALELIREGNLNGPLAKACLNQRHVEIAPINIIIVAHYERTTRRYGERGYRYVHIDAGHMGQNIYLQVTALGLGTVAVGAFRDKEVKKVIDVPGDPLYIFPVGVPES, from the coding sequence ATGAGGATTGAACTGCCTTCTCCAAGGCGTAAGGGTGAAATGAGTGTAGAAGAAGCAATAAACCTTAGGAAAAGCATCAGGCGGTACAAGGCCGAACCTCTAACACTCGAACAGGTTTCTCAGATACTTTGGGCTGCCTACGGGATAAACGCCCATGGAAAGAGGACTTCTCCGAGCGCAGGCGCGTGCTATCCTTTTGAAGTCTACGTGGCGGTTTCGAACGTCGAAGGCCTTGAGCCCGGATTCTACCACTACGACGGCAAAAACCATGCTCTCGAACTAATACGGGAAGGAAACTTAAACGGCCCATTAGCAAAAGCATGTCTCAATCAAAGGCACGTTGAAATCGCACCGATAAACATCATAATCGTTGCTCACTACGAGAGGACGACGAGGAGATATGGAGAGAGAGGATACAGATACGTGCACATAGATGCCGGCCACATGGGGCAGAATATCTATCTGCAGGTTACCGCTTTAGGCCTAGGAACCGTTGCTGTGGGAGCCTTTAGAGACAAAGAAGTCAAAAAAGTAATAGATGTACCTGGAGATCCATTGTACATCTTCCCGGTTGGAGTTCCAGAAAGTTAG
- a CDS encoding cation diffusion facilitator family transporter, giving the protein MGDHHAHGVKGRILFSFALNIIITIAEVVGGLLSGSLALLSDSLHNFGDSMSLLASYFAIRIGERKANEKYTFGYRRVEILVAFMNSAVLVGVSLLLLVEAYRRFKNPEPIDGPLMLGVALIGLFANLFSVLLLHEHAHGLNVRSAYLHLLTDTLSSVAVVAGGIAIMKWNILWIDPLVTVFISLYILREAYEILRESIEVLMEASPELDLEAVKREIEAIPGVKNAHHFHAWRIGEDEVHFECHVEVDDMPLGEAQRIIDEIEERLRKFGITHVTVQLEVDRCDGKNLLCGDGDA; this is encoded by the coding sequence ATGGGCGACCATCACGCTCACGGGGTAAAGGGGAGAATACTTTTCTCCTTTGCTCTTAACATCATCATAACAATCGCCGAGGTAGTTGGGGGGCTTCTCTCGGGAAGTTTAGCGCTCCTTAGTGATTCTCTCCACAACTTCGGCGACAGCATGAGTCTGCTCGCGAGCTACTTTGCCATAAGAATTGGCGAGCGGAAGGCCAACGAGAAGTACACCTTCGGTTACAGGCGGGTCGAAATCCTCGTGGCGTTTATGAACTCGGCTGTGCTCGTGGGTGTTTCACTACTCCTCCTTGTCGAAGCGTATCGGCGTTTTAAGAACCCCGAGCCGATAGATGGCCCGCTGATGTTAGGTGTGGCGTTGATTGGTCTTTTTGCTAACCTGTTCTCAGTCTTGCTTCTTCACGAGCATGCTCATGGCCTTAACGTCCGCTCAGCTTACCTGCACCTTCTAACGGATACCCTCTCGTCGGTTGCTGTTGTCGCCGGTGGAATCGCTATAATGAAATGGAACATTCTTTGGATTGACCCGCTCGTGACGGTCTTTATCTCGCTCTACATCCTCCGCGAGGCCTACGAAATCCTCAGGGAGAGTATTGAGGTTCTCATGGAGGCCTCTCCAGAACTCGACCTTGAAGCAGTAAAGCGCGAAATTGAGGCAATTCCGGGCGTTAAGAACGCGCACCACTTCCATGCCTGGCGGATAGGTGAGGATGAAGTCCACTTCGAGTGTCACGTCGAGGTTGATGACATGCCGCTGGGCGAGGCGCAGAGGATTATTGACGAGATCGAGGAAAGGTTGAGAAAGTTTGGGATAACGCATGTTACTGTCCAACTCGAAGTGGACAGGTGTGATGGCAAGAACCTGCTGTGCGGTGATGGAGATGCCTAA
- a CDS encoding OsmC family protein, protein MKRLEYKAELKWDGNVGSEVKVRGFSFKIDTSTDGRNAGPNPTEYLLAAIGGCLTVNWGRLIKKMRLKVDEMHVIVSGWRDQEEPRLKEITYKVRIVTEEPEKKVLRVKELAEKYGTVFNTVGAEKIKGEVEIVRKGRLDAVKD, encoded by the coding sequence ATGAAGCGTCTTGAGTACAAAGCCGAACTTAAATGGGATGGCAACGTGGGGAGCGAGGTGAAGGTTAGGGGCTTCTCTTTTAAGATAGACACGAGCACAGACGGCCGAAACGCTGGGCCGAATCCGACAGAGTACCTGCTCGCTGCTATAGGCGGCTGTCTGACCGTGAACTGGGGCAGGCTCATAAAGAAGATGCGGCTAAAAGTTGATGAAATGCACGTAATCGTCTCGGGATGGAGGGATCAAGAAGAGCCCCGGCTGAAGGAGATTACCTACAAAGTCCGCATCGTGACGGAAGAGCCCGAGAAAAAGGTACTCCGCGTCAAGGAGCTTGCTGAGAAATACGGGACGGTGTTTAACACGGTGGGAGCTGAGAAGATAAAGGGTGAAGTGGAGATAGTTAGAAAGGGCCGGCTTGATGCCGTCAAAGACTGA
- a CDS encoding arsenate reductase ArsC, which produces MDEKLILFVCVKNSARSQMAEAFFNHFNDDPRFKVMSAGTEPAEEIDPLARKVMEEIGISLEGQYPKLYTEEMAEKAYIVITMGCLDRCPYAPPEKTWDWGLEDPYGKPIEKYREVRDEIKRRVIKLIEDLKAGKSKEEIIGRKSLFSL; this is translated from the coding sequence ATGGACGAGAAGCTCATACTCTTCGTCTGCGTGAAGAACTCGGCCCGGAGTCAGATGGCGGAGGCTTTTTTCAACCACTTCAACGACGACCCGAGGTTTAAGGTCATGAGCGCCGGGACGGAGCCGGCTGAGGAGATAGATCCTTTGGCAAGGAAGGTGATGGAGGAGATTGGAATTTCTCTCGAGGGGCAGTACCCGAAGCTCTACACCGAGGAGATGGCTGAGAAGGCATACATCGTCATAACGATGGGCTGCCTCGACAGGTGCCCCTACGCTCCCCCGGAGAAGACGTGGGACTGGGGGCTCGAAGACCCCTACGGGAAACCGATAGAGAAGTACCGAGAGGTGAGGGACGAGATAAAGCGGAGGGTGATTAAGCTTATTGAAGACTTGAAAGCGGGCAAGAGCAAGGAGGAGATAATCGGGAGAAAAAGTCTTTTCAGTCTTTGA
- a CDS encoding thioredoxin family protein, with protein sequence MIHEYDGKIDFNRGKVVLWFSIQGCPPCRLVESFMEEVSEEFSEIRFIHVGAEKWSNIVKRFEVLNVPTLVYLKDGKEVARQNLIRSKEEVLAKIEELHEC encoded by the coding sequence ATGATTCACGAATATGATGGAAAGATTGATTTCAATAGGGGAAAGGTTGTGCTCTGGTTTTCAATTCAGGGCTGTCCGCCGTGCAGATTAGTAGAGAGCTTTATGGAAGAGGTAAGCGAAGAGTTTTCTGAAATAAGGTTTATTCATGTGGGCGCTGAAAAATGGAGTAATATTGTGAAGCGTTTTGAGGTTTTGAACGTCCCCACGCTTGTCTATCTCAAGGACGGTAAAGAAGTTGCAAGACAGAACCTAATAAGGAGCAAAGAAGAAGTCTTGGCGAAAATTGAAGAGCTCCATGAGTGTTAG